In Vanessa atalanta chromosome 17, ilVanAtal1.2, whole genome shotgun sequence, one DNA window encodes the following:
- the LOC125070618 gene encoding nose resistant to fluoxetine protein 6-like, whose protein sequence is MVKMIPIVLLVLFLKEGSSFIYSVNESEYLKMPPLFEMDDYGECMLERGGTYCVSSLDLYSEGHSNLMHFIREYSAYEAKHFNHTRIHRAVCLTSSCKHYLDASNTTMDPERTVEECINETIWRNYELQAKLAELHYCKRHEDKVILDTSDYAVATIYILLIMFNVIGSFYDIILCDEDPKKGNQYLLAFSLRRNWAKLIAPGGRGPDLRMERLKLFNGIRAMTMVCIIFSHTALVMSFTYTKNPFYLEKAYDDPLKQLLFNGSLVTHTFFVMSSFLLAYNLQIHAEKQEIKWTKIPMAILLRWVRLTPAYALVIATISTWMRHIGDGPLWQMIVTSEANYCRQYWWANIFYFNNYIYSDDLCFPQGWYLAADTQLFCLGLICLVIIQRPCLRKIALAILFLVSLVITAAHTYFQDLEAVVIQSPESYRSIYVSDKTFNLVYIRGHTNISTYTLGLAGGLLTYHWQKSEKDLTPYKKYRWVFWSLFPMGVSVILSGGFFYIDGFTPSTLIRVAYATLYKPVFQTIVVAFMIGTIFKFENVYRGIVEWRGFAWAGRVSYSAFLLHTMFQRSFVGSLTELLHMTDYYVVIILCASVFLSFLCGAGLWLLVEAPFAALSRALIGNNK, encoded by the exons AAAGTGAATACCTCAAGATGCCTCCACTGTTCGAGATGGACGACTACGGCGAGTGTATGTTGGAGCGAGGGGGCACGTATTGTGTTTCTTCGCTCGACCTCTATAGTGAGGGTCATTCGAATCTTATGCATTTTATACGG GAATACTCAGCTTACGAAGCGAAACATTTCAACCATACCCGTATACACAGAGCTGTATGCCTAACAAGTTCTTGTAAGCATTATCTCGATGCATCAAATACAACGATGGATCCAGAAAGGACGGTTGAAGAATGCATCAACGAAACCATATGGAGGAATTATGAATTACAGGCTAAGTTGGCCGAATTACACTATTGTAAACGACATGAAGATAAAGTGATTTTGGATACAAGTGATTATGCCGTAGCAACTATTTACATCCTGTTGATAATGTTCAACGTTATCGGAAGtttttacgatataattttatgtgaTGAAGATCCAAAGAAgg GGAACCAGTATTTGTTAGCGTTTTCATTACGAAGGAACTGGGCTAAGCTCATAGCTCCGGGAGGCAGAGGGCCGGATCTGAGAATGGAAAGactgaaattatttaatggaATAAG AGCAATGACAATGGTTTGTATTATATTCTCCCATACAGCACTGGTGATGTCATTTACGTACACAAAAAATCCGTTTTATCTGGAAAAG GCATACGACGATCCTTTAAAGCAATTACTTTTCAACGGGAGCCTTGTTACACACACATTTTTTGTGATGTCAAGTTTTCTACTGGCTTACAATTTGCAAATACACGCTGAGAAGCAGGAGATAAAATGGACAAAGATTCCTATGGCAATCTTATTACGTTGGGTCAG gCTGACCCCAGCATACGCACTTGTAATAGCCACTATAAGCACGTGGATGCGGCACATCGGCGATGGACCGCTCTGGCAAATGATTGTCACCAGCGAGGCCAACTATTGTCGCCAGTATTGGTGGGCAAACATATTTTACttcaacaattatatatacagtGACGACTTATGTTTTCCCCAAGGATG GTACTTGGCAGCGGATACGCAGCTTTTCTGCCTTGGTTTGATCTGTCTAGTAATCATCCAACGACCTTGCCTCAGGAAAATAGCACTCGCAATATTATTCCTGGTGTCACTAGTCATCACCGCAGCTCATACTTACTTCCAGGACTTAGAAGCGGTCGTTATACAGTCGCCTGA ATCCTATCGCAGTATCTACGTTAGCGACAAAACATTTAATCTTGTGTACATAAGGGGCCATACTAACATCTCCACTTACACCTTGGGTCTCGCCGGAGGACTCCTGACTTACCATTGGCAGAAAAGTGAAAAAGATTTGACTCCATATAAG aaATATCGGTGGGTGTTCTGGTCGCTGTTTCCGATGGGCGTCTCTGTGATACTCTCCGGGGGCTTCTTCTATATAGACGGATTCACGCCGTCCACGCTCATCAGAGTTGCTTACGCTACTCTTTACAAGCCCGTCTTTCAGACTATCGTGGTCGCGTTCATGATTGGCACCATctttaaattcgaaa acGTCTACCGTGGTATAGTGGAGTGGCGAGGTTTCGCCTGGGCTGGTCGGGTCTCCTACAGCGCTTTCCTTCTACACACAATGTTTCAAAGATCATTCGTTGGATCTCTGACTGAATTATTGCACATGACTGACTATTACGTG GTCATAATCCTGTGTGCATCGGTATTTCTCTCCTTCCTGTGCGGGGCGGGGCTGTGGCTGCTGGTGGAGGCGCCCTTCGCGGCTCTGTCGCGTGCTTTAATtggcaataataaataa